The Bacillota bacterium nucleotide sequence GGCCACCCGGGCCACGAACTGGCGGAAGAGGGCGCGCGACTCCAGCGGTCCCGGCGCGCCTTCGGGGTGGAACTGGACGCTCCAGACCGGCAGCCGCCGGTGGCGCAGCCCCTCCACCACCCCGTCGTTCAGCTCCACGTGCGTCACCTCCAGCTCGTCGGGCAGCGCCTCGCCCAGCACCGCATAGCCGTGGTTCTGCGCGGTGACGAAGGCGCGCCCGCTCTCCAGCTCCTGCACCGGGTGGTTGCCGCCGCGGTGCCCGTAGGGCAGGCGGCCCGTGCGGGCGCCGAAGGCGGCGGCCAGCACCTGGTGGCCCAGGCAGATGCCCCAGGTGGGAATCCGCCCCGCCACCTGGCGGAGCGCCGCCTCCACCCCCGGCAGGTCGGCGGGGTCGCCGGGGCCGTTGGTCACCACCAGGCCGTCCGGGTCCGAGGCGACGATCTCGGCGGCGGTGGCGTTCCAGGGCAGCAGCTCCAGCGAGGCGCCGGCGCGCATCAGCTCGTCGAGGATGCGGCGCTTGGTGCCCAGGTCGAGCACCGCCAGGCGCGGGCCGCGGCCGTCCCCCCGGCCCAGGAGCAGGCGGCCGTGGCGGACCACGCGCGCCACCAGGTCGCGCGGCCGCTCCGGCCAGGGGAGCGCCGCCACCCGCTCGGCAGGGTCGTCGAGCCGCTCCAGCCGGGCCAGCAGCCCGCCCCGCACCAGCGCCAGCGCCGTGTCACCCCCCTCGCGCAGGCGGATGGCCAGCTTCCGCGTGGCCACTCCCTCCAGCGCCGGCACCCCGCGGCGGCGGAGCCAGGCCACGATCTCGCCGGCGCCGCCCCGGTCCGGCTCGCGCCAGAGCTCGCCCGCCACGAAGCCGGCGACCGCCGGCTCCAGCGCCTGGTCGGCCTCGGAGGAGAGGCCGTAGTGGCCGATGAAGGGGTAGGTCATCACCACCACCTGGCC carries:
- the carA gene encoding glutamine-hydrolyzing carbamoyl-phosphate synthase small subunit, translated to MAAGFEPGEPGGLLLASGELFLGRLVSWPSQPPAAAWAGSEEAVWGEGVFNTSMTGYQEVLTDPSYAGQVVVMTYPFIGHYGLSSEADQALEPAVAGFVAGELWREPDRGGAGEIVAWLRRRGVPALEGVATRKLAIRLREGGDTALALVRGGLLARLERLDDPAERVAALPWPERPRDLVARVVRHGRLLLGRGDGRGPRLAVLDLGTKRRILDELMRAGASLELLPWNATAAEIVASDPDGLVVTNGPGDPADLPGVEAALRQVAGRIPTWGICLGHQVLAAAFGARTGRLPYGHRGGNHPVQELESGRAFVTAQNHGYAVLGEALPDELEVTHVELNDGVVEGLRHRRLPVWSVQFHPEGAPGPLESRALFRQFVARVA